AGCGTAAATAAGGGTTTATTtagtactcactagttcactgtgTAGGCCCCTTGGCAGCATCAAACATTTTCTTACGACCCTCCATCCCAGACATGGCCTCCACGTTTTTCCTCCAGTCACTGACCTCCACTGACTTTTCCTGATTACacacagattacacacacacaaacacacacacacaaacatttagaaTGGACACAGTAAACTGCTTTCATTACATTTTGATATGTTACCTACAGTTCAATCTTTCCTGTTAATAAACCATCAGGCTCATACCTTCTCTGTATCCTCTTTCTTGACTGATTTGAGGTTTGCTCTCAGGTCCAGAGAAACTTTGTGTTTGGAGCCCAGGAGAGAGCGCAGGATGGCGTCTGCAGAGACCCTCACCCTCCTCAGGTTGGGCCGCTTGAACTTCCCTCTCAGGTCCAGGACTTTAATGTTCAGGTCTTTTATCTGTAAAAGACAAAAAATTGAGGAAGAAAGCTGTAgtatggtggtggtggaggacaGTGGGGCATCAGCTACTCAGCTAAGACATTTTGCTTAATAGAACGTTTTGTAAATGTTAGAGCAAAAACAATCTtagaacatttaattttctgacaATTTTTTCTCATAATGTCACTGTCACGTCTCttgtgtgatttttttgtttttatttagttttgggaatgttggTGTGAACATTACCTAAAGCTGCCAGCCATTATCTGTAATTTGACAAGATAATCTGATTAGATAATTGTCTGAGAACTGACTCAAGTGTTCCTCATGAAGCTCTCAGTAagtgtattttaaatttaaatgtacatTCTGTATTACATTAACATCACATAGGCCCAACCAAGGACAGAcacatgcagtcaaacattttattaataaaggggctaggcttacaggggtagtcagggacaggcagggtcagtatcaaGTATGTATCTGTATCAGTAACTGTGTTTATACACAGGCAGACAGGTGTGGGTAATCAGAACGCTGTAGCATCacgtgcagaggtggaaagtaactaattacatttactcacattactgtatttgagcagattttatgagtaatttgtaatttttaaagttgtttttaaaataggtaattatacttttactcaactacatattgacacaagtaatttacttcactacattggaaaactcccgatTACTAagtaaaaatgaaatgctggggaaaaaaaaaaaagagttttgttctccatggcagcacagctgaacttttcccagcagtgtttattatggttagcaggagggacgctgtgtgaatcagctgtgctcgggggaaccggtgctctgtcgagttatgctacccaacgatatgtgcttctttacggcactgtgcatgctctaaacattttttttttttgctgtgttttcatgtttttcatgataattccttacgtttttattgggaacattaaacaatctgcttgaacgttaaaaaaaaaaaaacatgtaaatagcagttaaagcatagcaatggtaagttaaaaaaataataatgaactgtaaaactataaaaaatacagtttatagtcacctatattaccataattattaacagtaaagaaaaaaaaggatgatagaaacctataccacttgttcttgaaaatgttttatggggtgggctgaacaaatactgcctgaaaggcccaaattatttaatttaatacttttaatttaatttatgatttataatttttacgtcaaataattaaaagtaactatgtaactaagtacattttaaatttagtacttttttacttttactcgagtagatttttaaatggttacttttacttttacttaagtaatattttagcaaaataaaggtacttttacttaatttttcagtactttttccacctctgatcacgtgatcagcagagtcaggaagCAAGCAGACCGACAGCTACAGGACTGACaattaagctagttagctagtttgaACTTAACTGTGCTTGTATTAATTTGAGCAGCTGTTACAGCTAAACCCACAGTCTGTATTCCTTTCATTTATCTGTTTACTTACTGTTTATCttgcaccccgtcaacagtctatttttaacaGCTTGTGCCCGTGCCAATAAAATAGTGTAGGACTTTAGGAATAAACCTTAACTCTAAATCCAAATTCACATGTTCACTCGATGTGTGAGTGTTTTCACCTCTCTGGTATTATGTTGCACTTTAGCTTCAATATCGTAGCGCTCCTCATCCACTTCATCTATCTTGGCATGAAGCTCTCGACACAGTTCCTGTGAATGAAGAGAAGAacagacattatttttatttttatatttttattattttattttaatctgtctGTGAAATAAAGTAGCAAGGATTGCTCTACAAccttaaatcagaaaaaaaggtgggacagtatggaaaatgccatcagcagccagagtccgagagagcacatttggttaagctctctctggatgggtacagtagatggcccaatcccatttcaccccattTCACCCTTCTTTTCTAgtgtgaaatcctccccctaagaattgggacaacactttaagcacccgatacgtcgtcaggagcgctaaagttcagtaacctaactgcCGTTGGTGCAGGAATTAATTATtactgtccatttcttaattcctttgTGATgaggagctaaaattagctttgattagcttttattttatttcattttttctgttccgtcttaaatgctgcagcccctttcttctgttgcaccatttaaggtggaacgggaaagttagataAGCTAGCTTTCCTTGTGAAAAaagatatacttaattgtactcaAAGCGTATTgtgaaatgtctaagtatgctgtaaatatactaacagatttatgtacttaattaaaatatattaaaagtacattattattatgctttgatcaagtgtttgaaagtaaactttgatgatactttttaaaaagcacaatatagtgtataaaaaatGGTTGCCTATTAAACATTTCGTTTAGTGTAATTGCactatacttctaaaatacttattccattatttacatttttacatta
This DNA window, taken from Astyanax mexicanus isolate ESR-SI-001 chromosome 5, AstMex3_surface, whole genome shotgun sequence, encodes the following:
- the tnni1b gene encoding troponin I type 1b (skeletal, slow): MLKSMMVAKAKEDLEQELEDKEEEKLRYLSEKAPPLQTSSMSFAELQELCRELHAKIDEVDEERYDIEAKVQHNTREIKDLNIKVLDLRGKFKRPNLRRVRVSADAILRSLLGSKHKVSLDLRANLKSVKKEDTEKEKSVEVSDWRKNVEAMSGMEGRKKMFDAAKGPTQ